One Ictalurus furcatus strain D&B chromosome 25, Billie_1.0, whole genome shotgun sequence DNA window includes the following coding sequences:
- the LOC128601432 gene encoding E-selectin-like, producing MDFYNAHVSTISTVFILLFSMLNRHTGVEGWSYHHSNTTMNWTTARDWCMKHYTNMVAIQNHGEIEYLNDLLPKVAGYYWIGIRKINSTWTWVGTGKHLTAEAENWAKGEPNNGRNNEDCVEIYIKRHEDEGKWNDESCQKKKTALCYTASCKKDSCSYNGECVETINSHRCDCFEGFYGVKCEHVVKCEAKEISAPEHGGVQCRHPNGEFSYKSECEYSCKAGYQLVGAKTAQCGGTQAWSNKPPTCELIQCFKLNMILHGTIQCNHPLQDFSYQSSCVFSCDEGYTLTGSSSSWLTCNPSGHWNDSQPTCEAVRCPTLEEPGDGKMSCIGDSYGSRCMFSCNVGFQLLGMSELTCTKTAQWSQETPSCKAVQCPALQTPQDGSVSCTDQTLSLGSICSFSCGEGFILNGASSTKCTETGEWSTSVPSCTAVQCPALQTPQDGSVSCTDQTLSLGSICSFTCGEGFILNGASSTKCTETGEWSTSVPSCTAVQCPALQTPQNGSVSCTDQTLSLGSICSFTCGEGFILEGASSTKCTETGEWSTSVPNCTAVGCPYLQEPINGLINCSSEEAVFSTSCSFSCLSGYQLHGHNIVMCNLNGNWTGEVPECQAHPVSLSPTLVSGLTMGVGCTTAFSSIAFAFWILKRLRKLKANKFDVSNSDIDVPHQVYKSSADSLI from the exons GATTTCTACAATGCACACGTGTCCACAATCTCGACAGTTTTCATCCTTCTCTTCTCAA TGCTGAATCGGCATACAGGAGTCGAAGGCTGGTCGTACCATCACTCAAACACTACCATGAACTGGACGACAGCCCGTGATTGGTGCATGAAACACTACACAAACATGGTGGCCATTCAAAACCATGGTGAGATTGAATACCTCAACGACCTGCTCCCCAAGGTGGCAGGATACTACTGGATCGGCATTCGCAAAATCAACAGTACCTGGACCTGGGTGGGAACCGGGAAGCATCTGACCGCAGAGGCTGAGAACTGGGCCAAAGGAGAGCCTAATAACGGACGCAACAATGAGGACTGTGTGGAAATCTACATCAAGAGACACGAGGACGAAGGCAAGTGGAACGATGAGTCCTGCCAAAAGAAGAAGACTGCACTCTGTTACACTG cgTCCTGTAAGAAAGACTCCTGTAGTTATAATGGGGAGTGTGTTGAGACCATCAACAGCCACAGGTGTGACTGTTTTGAGGGCTTTTATGGAGTCAAGTGTGAACATG TTGTTAAATGTGAAGCAAAGGAAATCTCTGCCCCTGAACATGGCGGTGTCCAGTGCCGCCACCCTAATGGAGAATTCTCATACAAATCCGAATGCGAGTATTCCTGTAAGGCGGGCTACCAGTTAGTCGGCGCAAAAACGGCACAGTGTGGTGGTACGCAAGCATGGTCCAACAAACCCCCAACCTGTGAAC TAATCCAGTGCTTCAAGCTGAATATGATACTACATGGAACCATACAGTGCAATCATCCGCTACAAGACTTCAGCTATCAGTCCTCCTGTGTGTTTAGCTGCGATGAAGGGTATACTCTAACAGGCTCCAGCTCCAGCTGGCTGACGTGTAATCCTTCTGGGCACTGGAATGACTCACAGCCTACCTGTGAAG CGGTCCGCTGTCCGACGCTCGAGGAGCCAGGAGATGGGAAAATGAGCTGCATTGGTGATAGTTATGGGAGCAGGTGCATGTTCAGCTGTAATGTTGGGTTCCAACTTTTGGGCATGTCGGAGCTCACATGCACCAAAACTGCTCAGTGGAGCCAGGAGACACCATCCTGTAAAG CTGTTCAGTGCCCCGCTCTCCAGACTCCACAGGATGGCAGCGTGTCCTGTACGGACCAGACTCTCAGTCTAGGGTCTATATGTAGCTTTTCGTGTGGTGAGGGGTTCATCCTGAACGGAGCATCAAGCACAAAGTGTACAGAGACAGGAGAATGGAGCACATCTGTCCCCAGCTGCACAG CTGTTCAGTGCCCCGCTCTCCAGACTCCACAGGATGGCAGCGTGTCCTGTACGGACCAGACTCTCAGTCTAGGGTCTATATGCAGCTTCACGTGTGGTGAGGGGTTCATCCTGAATGGAGCATCAAGTACAAAGTGTACAGAGACAGGAGAATGGAGCACATCTGTCCCCAGCTGCACAG CTGTTCAGTGCCCCGCTCTCCAGACTCCACAGAATGGCAGCGTATCCTGTACGGACCAGACTCTCAGTCTAGGCTCTATATGCAGCTTCACATGTGGTGAGGGGTTCATCTTGGAGGGAGCATCAAGCACAAAGTGTACAGAGACAGGAGAATGGAGCACATCTGTCCCCAACTGCACAG CAGTGGGATGCCCATACCTCCAGGAGCCAATCAATGGCCTCATCAACTGTTCTTCAGAGGAGGCTGTCTTCAGTACTTCCTGTTCCTTCAGCTGTCTCAGTGGCTATCAGCTTCATGGTCACAACATAGTGATGTGCAACCTTAATGGCAACTGGACTGGAGAGGTGCCCGAGTGCCAAG CTCATCCTGTGTCATTAAGCCCAACTTTGGTGTCTGGCCTGACAATGGGTGT